One genomic window of Magnolia sinica isolate HGM2019 chromosome 3, MsV1, whole genome shotgun sequence includes the following:
- the LOC131239774 gene encoding uncharacterized protein LOC131239774, whose protein sequence is MTRGNQRERDRERAQARKQQAKGKDDGLTPEQRRERDAKALQEKAAKKAGQSTSSGGDASKGTK, encoded by the exons ATGACTC GCGGTAATCAGAGAGAACGTGATCGTGAAAGGGCGCAGGCCAGGAAGCAACAGGCCAAGGGCAAAGATGATGGCTTGACCCCTGAGCAACGCCGAGaaag ggATGCAAAGGCACTTCAAGAGAAGGCGGCGAAGAAAGCAGGACAATCTACTTCTAGTGGCGGTGATGCAAGTAAAGGCACCAAGTAG